A single window of Candidatus Kapaibacterium thiocyanatum DNA harbors:
- a CDS encoding tRNA dihydrouridine synthase DusB has protein sequence MRIGTVDVEQGLLLAPMEDVTDLPFRVICKRYGADIVYTEFISSDGLIRDARRSMEKLRLADEEHPVSIQIFGGDIPVMIEAAQRAEESGPDFIDINCGCWVKNVVARNAGAALLKDPPKMAEMTRALVDNVKLPVTVKTRLGWSPDEIVILDVARMLEDAGAAALTVHCRTRDQGHSGDADWTWIPRIKQVVNIPVILNGDVQTPEDVRRAFAETGADAVMIGRAAIGNPFVFNQAKEYMRTGTMPAPVSHRERIDVCLEHLRLELEWKPLRRAVHEFRKHYGGYLKGLPNNSLARQDVVRYETYEEISERLLRYADDLDQTELTARPLPV, from the coding sequence ATGCGAATCGGTACTGTCGACGTCGAACAAGGTCTGCTCCTGGCACCCATGGAGGATGTGACCGACCTCCCCTTCCGTGTGATCTGCAAACGGTACGGGGCGGATATCGTCTATACGGAATTCATCTCGAGCGATGGTCTGATACGTGACGCACGCCGGTCGATGGAGAAACTGCGGCTGGCCGACGAAGAACATCCTGTGTCCATCCAGATCTTCGGTGGCGACATCCCCGTGATGATCGAAGCGGCCCAGCGGGCCGAAGAATCCGGACCCGACTTCATCGACATCAACTGTGGTTGCTGGGTCAAGAACGTCGTGGCACGTAACGCAGGTGCCGCCCTGCTCAAGGATCCGCCGAAGATGGCCGAGATGACGCGCGCGCTGGTCGACAACGTCAAGCTGCCCGTCACGGTCAAGACCCGTCTCGGATGGTCACCCGACGAAATCGTCATTCTCGACGTGGCGCGCATGCTCGAGGATGCTGGTGCGGCCGCCCTGACCGTCCACTGCAGGACCCGCGACCAGGGCCATAGCGGCGACGCGGACTGGACGTGGATTCCACGCATCAAGCAGGTCGTGAACATTCCCGTCATCCTCAACGGAGACGTCCAGACACCGGAAGACGTACGCCGCGCATTCGCGGAAACGGGTGCGGATGCCGTGATGATCGGCCGTGCCGCCATCGGCAATCCCTTCGTCTTCAACCAGGCCAAGGAATACATGCGCACGGGAACCATGCCGGCACCGGTATCGCACCGTGAGCGGATCGACGTCTGCCTCGAACATCTCCGCCTCGAACTCGAGTGGAAACCGTTGCGACGCGCCGTCCACGAGTTCCGCAAGCATTACGGCGGCTATCTCAAGGGCCTGCCCAACAACTCGCTCGCACGGCAGGACGTCGTGCGCTACGAGACCTACGAAGAAATTTCCGAGCGCCTGCTCAGATACGCCGACGACCTGGATCAGACGGAATTGACGGCCCGCCCGTTGCCGGTATGA